The Natranaerovirga pectinivora DNA segment ACATAAGGCCTCTAAGCTTTTATCCCCCATCCCCTTCAGTGTTTGGATGGCTTCAATTACTTCTAAGGCGTTACCCACTGCTCTCCCTAATGGTTGATTCATATCGGAAATAATAGCATAGGTTTGCCTTCCTACAGCATTTCCTATTTTCACCATAGCCTCTGCTAACTTAAATGCATCCTCTTCATTTTTCATAAAAGCACCATTACCTGTTTTTACATCCAAAACAATTACCTCTGCACCAGAGGCTATTTTCTTACTCATTATACTACTTGCAATAAGGGATAAATTATCAACTGTGGCTGTTACATCCCTTAGAGCATATAATTTTTTATCCGCTGGAGCAATATCTGTTGTTTGCCCAGCTATGGCGATTTTAATATTATTGACATTGTTAATAAACTCATCTTTTGAAAGAGCGGTATTAAACCCTTGAATACTTTCTAATTTATCAATTGTGCCACCTGTATGACCTAATCCTCTACCAGACATTTTAGCCACTGGTATCCCTAATGCTGCGACCATAGGTCCTAAGATTAAAGATGTTTTATCACCAACGCCACCAGTACTATGTTTATCCGCTTTAATTCCTGTGATTTCCGATAAATCTAACTGTTCACCACTTTCCGCCATTGCCATTGTAAGGGCAACGGTCTCTTCTTCATTCATTCCATTAAAATATATGGCCATAAGAAAAGCTGATACTTGATAATCAGGAATTAAACCCTTTGTATATCCCTCTATAATAAACTTTATTTCTTCATCTAATAATGTTTCTCCATTACGTTTTTTTATAATTAAATCGTACATTCTCATACTGTCACCTAAATTTTATCTACGATATGTTTTATTAGATTTTTAAAGGCTTCTTTGACTCTTTGAGATGTTTCTACCACTTCATCATGATTTAAAGGCTGGTCTAGAATACCCGCCGCCATATTGGTAATACAGGATATCCCTAATACTTTTATTCCTGCATGGACAGCAGTAATGACTTCTGGAACTGTTGACATTCCAACTGCATCACCACCTAAAGTTCTGACCATTCTTATTTCTGCTGGTGTTTCATAAGTTGGTCCTGTCAGACCACAATAAATCCCTTCTTTTATATCTAAATCAAGGTCCTTGGCACATTCTTTTGCCACTTGAAACAACCCTTTATCATAAGCACTGGACATATCTGGAAACCGAGGTCCAAATTCATCATAATTAGGTCCAATCAATGGGTTATTGCTCATAAAATTAATATGATCTTCAATAATCATTAAATTACCTGGTTCAAAATCCACATTTACCGATCCCGCTGCATTGGTTACAATGAGTGTTTTTATGCCTAATTTTTTCATCACTCGTATAGGCATAACCACCTCTTCCATAGTGTATCCTTCATAATAATGAAATCTTCCTTGCATAGCAATGACAATATTTTTTCCTAACTCACCTACAACAAATTGACCTTTATGCCCTTCAACCGTTGATACAGGAAAATGAGGTATATCTTTATATGAAATCATTACTGGATTCTCAATTTGCTCAGCCAAGTCACCTAATCCTGATCCTAGTATCAATCCAATTGTAGGTTGTTTATCTAATTTTGATTTCAAATACCCTACTGCTTCATTAATGTTTTTCATCGATATACCCTCCTATTATTTCATTAGCAAAACTTTCACCTAATGAGATTGGCTTAACATTTAGTATTTCACCAATCGTTTGACCTATATCTGCAAATGTTAATCTAGTTCCTAAGTTCACATCCCTTTTCAAAGATAACCCATAACCAACAAAAGGTACGAATTCTCTTGAATGGTCTGTACTTTCTGTTGTTGGATCACATCCATGATCAGCCATTATAAATAAAATATCATTATCCTTCATAGCATCTATGATTTCAGGTATTCTACCATCAAACTCTTCCAATGCATTGGCATATCCAATATGATCGTTTCTATGTCCATATTTTGAATCAAAATCAACTAAATTTGTAAATATTAAACCTTTCGTATCTTTTTTTATATATTCTATTGTTTTATTAACACCGTCCATATTGTCTTTTGTATGAATAGCTTTTGTAATGCCTTTTTTTGCAAATATATCTTCTATTTTACCAATCCCTATAACATCTAAATTGGCTTCTTTTATATGATCTAATAATGTCCCTGCTGGTGGTTCCAATGAAAAATCTTTTCTATTGGCTGTACGTGAAAAGTTACCGACTTCTCCATTAAATGGTCTTGCAATGACTCTTGCTACAGCATTAATACCTACTAATTGTTCCCTAGCAATTTGACATATTTCATACAGTCTCTCTAATGGAATAATATCTTCATGCGCCGCAATTTGAAAAACACTATCTGCCGATGTATAAATTATTGGATAGCCAGTTTTTATATGTTCTTCTCCTAATTCCTTGATGATTTCTGTTCCAGATGCGGCATAATTACCTAATATCTCAGTGCCTATAGCCTCTTTAAATGGGTTTATAATCTCTGTTGGAAAGCCCTCAGGATATATTGGGAAACCATTTTCAGAATACACACCAACCATTTCCCAATGGCCCGTTGTGGTATCCTTACCTTTTGATTTTTCTGCAACTCTTGCAAAAACACCTGCTGGATTAATGCTTCTATTAAGTCCTTTAATATTGTCAATATTGCCTAAGCCTAATTTAATCATATTGGGTATTTTTAACCCACCGATAGCTTTGGATATATTTCCTATTGTATTACTACCTACATCTCCAAATTCATGGGCATCTGGTAACTCACCCATACCTACGCTATCTAAAATTATCCATATTATTCTTTTCTCCATATAGATCACCTTACTTTCTATATTATTTATAATATTATATTAATAAGATTGCTTTTTTAACCAACTTTAGATCAAAAATCCTTAATCCCTAACAAGTTTCCTATCTACAAATTAATATCCATATAAATATCTATAATTTATTATCCTATTAAATCCTTTTTTTGTCAAAAATAAATTATTTTTAATTTTAGTATTGACATTTTATGTATTTATAATTATAATATGAATCAGGAGTTAGGTAATAATAATTATTATCTAATAATAATTTAAAATTAATTTCTTGGGAGGAAATATATTATGAAAAAATGGATTTGTACAATTTGTGGATATTCTCATGAGGGAGATGCTGCTCCAGATAGCTGTCCTCAATGTAAAGCACCAGCAACTAAATTCGTAGAACAATCAGGTGAATCATTAGCTTATGCTGACGAGCATCGTATAGGTGTTGCTAAAGACGTTGACGCTGAAATTATTGAAGGTTTAAAAATGAATTTTACTGGAGAATGTACAGAAGTTGGTATGTACTTAGCAATGGCTAGACAAGCTGATCGTGAAGGCTATCCAGAAGTTGCTGAAGCATATAAAAGAATTGCTTGGGAAGAAGCAGAACATGCTGCTAAATTTGCTGAATTACTAGGTGAAGTTGTTGTTGCTGATACAAAAACAAACTTACAAATGCGTGTAGATGCTGAACATGGTGCCTGTCAAGGTAAGTTAGATTTAGCAAGAAGAGCTAAGGAATTAAATTTAGATGCAATTCATGATACAGTACATGAAATGTGTAAAGATGAAGCAAGACATGGAATGGCTTTCGCAGGACTGTTAAAAAGATACTTCTAATCCTTTTTGATATACATTGAACGCTTAATTAGGTCAATTAAGCGTTCAATAAAAACATTATACTTATACCTTTTTATATGGGCCATAATCCTTTGCCCCTGAGGATTATGGCCCATCTTAGAATTCACAAAAGCGTATGCAACTTAAATTGCATACGCTAATTTTATGCTCTAGGATGAGCCTTTGAATACACTTCTTTTATTTTATTGTTATTGATTTTTGCATAAATTTGAGTTGTCGATATATCTGAATGTCCAAGCATTTCTTGAACAGATTTTAAATCTGCCCCATTTTCCACTAAATGAGTTGCAAAAGAGTGTCTTAACATATGTGGTGTGATTTTTTTATTGATATTGGCTTTGTTTGTATAGTATTTTATAACTTTCCAAAACCCTTGTCGACTCATAGGCTCCCCTGAACAATTTACAAACAAGTTTTTTTCGTCTTTGTTTTTAAGCATTACATAACGGCCTTGCTCTAAATATTGTTTCAATGCCTCTTTAGCAACTGTTCCAATAGGTATAATTCTTTCTTTTTTGTCGTCTTGGCACCTAATATAGCCTAAGTTCAGATTCAAATCCTCTACTTTTAAATTAATTAACTCTGTTACCCTTATACCCGTAGCATAAATAACTTCTAGCATTGCTTTATCTCTAAGTCCCTTTGCATTGGCATCACTAGGTTGGTTAAGCAATATGTCTACTTCTTCTGTTGTTAATACATCAGGTACTTTTTTTTCTATTTTAGGAGATTTTATACTCTCAGTAGGATCTTCGTCAATTATTCCTTCTTTGAATAAATAATGAAAAAATGCCCGAATAGAGGCAACATTTCTTGAAATAGTAGAAGTTGCTCTACCCTCTTTTTCCAAATAAAGTATGTAGGAATTAAGATTTGTAATATTAATCTTCTTGATTACTTTAAAGTCTTGCACATAAAAGTAATCTACTAACTTTTGCAAATCTCGTTGATAAGACAAAACTGTATTCTGAGAAGATCCTTTTACATCTTTAAGATATGAAATAAAATTTAGTAAGGCTTCTTCCATGATTTATTCTTCCTTTTGTTATATTTGACATTATCAAAACAGGTTAAATCTCTAAAGAAGATTTGATAATCTCTCAGTAAATATAATTATATAACTTGTTTATGTGAAAATCAAACATTTTTTGCAGTATTTTCCATACATATTTCGAGCCTTGAAACAAAAAATACAATATGCAGAAGTTTTTCGAAAACAAACTACAACATATTGTATTTTTTTAGTGTTTTAAATTATTTTTCATAATTTTTAATTATTTCAATTCAATTCCAAGTTGCTTCACTTATATTCTTTGAATCATCCATCTAACGATACCTGGGTTAACAAAAGTCTCAACTAATGCCCCTATAATAATAACCAGAGTACAAAGTAATAGTACTAAAATATATTCCGTAAATAATTGTTTGTTATTTAATCGATAACTTTTTGTAGCTGCTAATTTTTTATAATATAAAGTAGCACATAATTCAAAACTTTTATGTATTAAATACAATACCAAAGGAACATAAATCAAAAAATGCGGAAATAAAAATACCAAATTAAGCAAAATGCCTTTACTTCCATATACTATAGTTCCTAAAGAAAGCATAAACCCAAAGGATATTCCAAAATAAAGTAAGGCAATTACTATTGTAGGAATACCAAAAAAAGTCAAACCAAAAAACCATATGTATAATACAATTCTAATTCTGTTCAATACAATATGTCTAAGCAAATCTATATGATTTAATGTTATACTAGAATATTTATCCAAGAAATAATTATTTAAAATACCTAATTCATCTTTTTGGCTGGGATCTAAATAGTTGGCAAATATTGATCCGATTATAACACCAACAACAAATAATATTAAAAAGGTTAAATTTCTATTTATTTTTATATTTAATTTTTTTATGGCTCTACCCACTCACATCTACTCCTTTATCCCTAGTGTTTTTTGCTAACTGTACATTTTATTACTGTATAGCTATATATATGCACTTAGAATAAGAAATATGATGCTTGTCTTGAAAAAATAAGATCCCATTATAGAGATGGAATCTTTATCACATTTTTTTCATTGATATAGTTTTTATAAGCCAATATTGCCGAAATGGTTTTACTATCCACAATAGTTCCATCAAAGATCATCTTAGTAATTTCCTCTAAGGAATAGGTCTTCAAATTTACAAATTCATCTTCATCAAGATTTTGTTGTGATTCTTGTAAATCATTAGCTATATAGACATGAATCACCTCATCACAGAAACCAATTGATGTATAAAATTTGATTAAAAAAGTTAAATTCTCTGAAGTAAAACCCGTCTCTTCTTCTAGCTCTCTCTTTGCACATACCAATGGATCCTCATCTTTTTCTAATGTTCCTGCAGGAATTTCTAGTGTTAGTCCATTGGCAGCATTTCTAAATTGCTCAACTAAAATAATCTTGCCACGTTTATCTACTGGAACAATAGCTGCTGCTCCATTATGTTGTACTAATTCAAAGTAAGTCTCTTTATTATTTGGTAATTTAACTTTATCCTTAACAAGTTTAACGATTTTTCCATTATAAATTTCTTCTCTTCCTAATTTAATAAAGCTATCTTTATCCATATTTAAAACTCCTTACTTTTTAATTTATACACTACCTTACTTACTTAATTTTATGCATTTCTCATAACAATCATTTACTGCTTCTAATATAGCATTTCTAAACCCATTTTTTTCAAGGGCTGCAACAGCTTCTATTGTTGTGCCTCCTGGGGAACATACTTGATCTTTTAAAACACCTGGATGTTCTTTTGTATCTAAGACCATTTTGGCTGACCCCAGTACAGTTTGAGCTACTAATTTGTAAGCATCTTGTCTTGAAATACCTAATTTTACAGCCCCATCCGCTAGTGCTTCGATAAACATAAATACATAGGCAGGAGAACTTCCAATGATTGGCACAACACTATCCATAAGTCTTTCTTCTAAAACCACCACTTCACCAAAAGAAGTAAAAAATTCATTAATTAGTTTTTTTTCTTCTTCTAAATAATTGTCTTTAGAATATGCTATAGCTGTCATACCTGTATTAACTAAAGCAGGTGTGTTTGGCATAGCTCTTATAATCCTAGTCTCTTCTCCTAATTGCTCTTTAAGACTATCAACAGAAATACCAGGGGCTATAGAAATTATAATATGTTGTTTTGTAATATATTCTTTAATATGGGTTAGAACATTACTATAGTATTGTGGTTTTACTGCCAAAATTACTATTTTTGTCTCTTTTATCAGTTCGCTATTGTTTTTGCAATAGTCAACACCCGTTTGCTCATTAACCCATTCTAATCTTTCTAGGTTAACGTCTGTAAACGTGAGATTCACTTTGTCAAATACATTTGCAGCACCGCTTAGCATAGCATACCCCATATTGCCAATACCAATGAATCCAAATAATCTGGTCATCCTCATTCCCCCTAAACACTTAGGTTAGCTGTTCTACCTAAAAGATCTTTGTATTGATCCAAAATGCATTCTATATGTTCTTTTACAAATTCCTCTGTTTGTTCTGGCGCTCTTCCAACAAAGTTTTCAGGTTTTAATATAGAACGAATTTCTTCTTCACTCATCATAAATGATGCATCAGAGATAATTCTTTCAATTAAATCATTTTCTTTACCTTCAATTTTTACTTGTTTGCCAGCTTCCATTGAGTGAACTCTAATCTTTTCGTGTAATTCTTGTCTGTCACCACCACGTTTTACACCTTCCATTAGAATAATTTCTGTTGCCATAAAAGGTAACTCACTCATAATTCTTTGATGAATTACTTTTGGATACACCACTAATCCATCCATAACATTAATGTAAATCTCTAATATGGCATCTATCGCTAAGAATGACTCTGGTATCGTTATTCTTTTATTAGCACTATCATCTAATGTTCTCTCAAACCATTGTGTTGATGCAGTAATGGCTGGATTAATGGCTGTAGCAATAACATACCTTGCTAATGAAGAAATTCTTTCTGTTCTCATTGGATTTCTTTTGTAAGCCATTGCCGATGAACCTATTTGATTTTTTTCAAATGGCTCTTCAATTTCTTTTAAATTCTGTAACAAACGAATGTCATTACTGAATTTATATGCTGATTGAGCAATCAAA contains these protein-coding regions:
- a CDS encoding pyrimidine-nucleoside phosphorylase; translation: MRMYDLIIKKRNGETLLDEEIKFIIEGYTKGLIPDYQVSAFLMAIYFNGMNEEETVALTMAMAESGEQLDLSEITGIKADKHSTGGVGDKTSLILGPMVAALGIPVAKMSGRGLGHTGGTIDKLESIQGFNTALSKDEFINNVNNIKIAIAGQTTDIAPADKKLYALRDVTATVDNLSLIASSIMSKKIASGAEVIVLDVKTGNGAFMKNEEDAFKLAEAMVKIGNAVGRQTYAIISDMNQPLGRAVGNALEVIEAIQTLKGMGDKSLEALCIHLGSYMLKGVKHVETIEEGKQLLMKTIEDGSAIRKFKEFIKGQNGEEEVVDNVDLFPKAKFIESIHSVVEGFVNEIKTEQIGIATLILGGGRETKESDIDLSVGFIINKKIGDYVAEGESVGTIYANDRNKLEEAKEKFIKAYVIKKEQPKMNKLIKGYVTRDGIFKF
- a CDS encoding purine-nucleoside phosphorylase → MKNINEAVGYLKSKLDKQPTIGLILGSGLGDLAEQIENPVMISYKDIPHFPVSTVEGHKGQFVVGELGKNIVIAMQGRFHYYEGYTMEEVVMPIRVMKKLGIKTLIVTNAAGSVNVDFEPGNLMIIEDHINFMSNNPLIGPNYDEFGPRFPDMSSAYDKGLFQVAKECAKDLDLDIKEGIYCGLTGPTYETPAEIRMVRTLGGDAVGMSTVPEVITAVHAGIKVLGISCITNMAAGILDQPLNHDEVVETSQRVKEAFKNLIKHIVDKI
- a CDS encoding phosphopentomutase, producing the protein MEKRIIWIILDSVGMGELPDAHEFGDVGSNTIGNISKAIGGLKIPNMIKLGLGNIDNIKGLNRSINPAGVFARVAEKSKGKDTTTGHWEMVGVYSENGFPIYPEGFPTEIINPFKEAIGTEILGNYAASGTEIIKELGEEHIKTGYPIIYTSADSVFQIAAHEDIIPLERLYEICQIAREQLVGINAVARVIARPFNGEVGNFSRTANRKDFSLEPPAGTLLDHIKEANLDVIGIGKIEDIFAKKGITKAIHTKDNMDGVNKTIEYIKKDTKGLIFTNLVDFDSKYGHRNDHIGYANALEEFDGRIPEIIDAMKDNDILFIMADHGCDPTTESTDHSREFVPFVGYGLSLKRDVNLGTRLTFADIGQTIGEILNVKPISLGESFANEIIGGYIDEKH
- a CDS encoding NADH peroxidase — protein: MKKWICTICGYSHEGDAAPDSCPQCKAPATKFVEQSGESLAYADEHRIGVAKDVDAEIIEGLKMNFTGECTEVGMYLAMARQADREGYPEVAEAYKRIAWEEAEHAAKFAELLGEVVVADTKTNLQMRVDAEHGACQGKLDLARRAKELNLDAIHDTVHEMCKDEARHGMAFAGLLKRYF
- the xerD gene encoding site-specific tyrosine recombinase XerD yields the protein MEEALLNFISYLKDVKGSSQNTVLSYQRDLQKLVDYFYVQDFKVIKKINITNLNSYILYLEKEGRATSTISRNVASIRAFFHYLFKEGIIDEDPTESIKSPKIEKKVPDVLTTEEVDILLNQPSDANAKGLRDKAMLEVIYATGIRVTELINLKVEDLNLNLGYIRCQDDKKERIIPIGTVAKEALKQYLEQGRYVMLKNKDEKNLFVNCSGEPMSRQGFWKVIKYYTNKANINKKITPHMLRHSFATHLVENGADLKSVQEMLGHSDISTTQIYAKINNNKIKEVYSKAHPRA
- a CDS encoding stage II sporulation protein M — translated: MGRAIKKLNIKINRNLTFLILFVVGVIIGSIFANYLDPSQKDELGILNNYFLDKYSSITLNHIDLLRHIVLNRIRIVLYIWFFGLTFFGIPTIVIALLYFGISFGFMLSLGTIVYGSKGILLNLVFLFPHFLIYVPLVLYLIHKSFELCATLYYKKLAATKSYRLNNKQLFTEYILVLLLCTLVIIIGALVETFVNPGIVRWMIQRI
- a CDS encoding NUDIX hydrolase, translating into MDKDSFIKLGREEIYNGKIVKLVKDKVKLPNNKETYFELVQHNGAAAIVPVDKRGKIILVEQFRNAANGLTLEIPAGTLEKDEDPLVCAKRELEEETGFTSENLTFLIKFYTSIGFCDEVIHVYIANDLQESQQNLDEDEFVNLKTYSLEEITKMIFDGTIVDSKTISAILAYKNYINEKNVIKIPSL
- the proC gene encoding pyrroline-5-carboxylate reductase, coding for MTRLFGFIGIGNMGYAMLSGAANVFDKVNLTFTDVNLERLEWVNEQTGVDYCKNNSELIKETKIVILAVKPQYYSNVLTHIKEYITKQHIIISIAPGISVDSLKEQLGEETRIIRAMPNTPALVNTGMTAIAYSKDNYLEEEKKLINEFFTSFGEVVVLEERLMDSVVPIIGSSPAYVFMFIEALADGAVKLGISRQDAYKLVAQTVLGSAKMVLDTKEHPGVLKDQVCSPGGTTIEAVAALEKNGFRNAILEAVNDCYEKCIKLSK